A genomic segment from Nicotiana tabacum cultivar K326 chromosome 7, ASM71507v2, whole genome shotgun sequence encodes:
- the LOC107760003 gene encoding CST complex subunit TEN1, translating into MATVASGALVSLEELVPSSPYFKHGVSLRVTGKLQEYNVGTAVAVIVDKNASLEIDTRHLNLNLRVGSIFQFIGELHLEPDHEAILKARVGRNVDGMDLNLYRQSLQLLRDFQAGQLNS; encoded by the exons ATGGCGACAGTAGCTTCTGGTGCTTTGGTTTCTTTGGAAGAGCTGGTTCCATCTTCGCCATACTTTAAACACGGGGTCTCTCTTCGCGTTACTGGAAA GCTACAAGAGTATAATGTGGGGACTGCTGTTGCTGTGATTGTTGATAAGAATGCGTCATTAGAAATTGACACACGGCACTTGAATCTCAATCTTCGCGTTGGTTCCATCTTCCAGTTTATTGGAGAACTGCATCTTGAACCCGATCATGAG GCCATTCTAAAGGCACGAGTTGGACGAAATGTAGATGGAATGGATCTCAATCTCTATCGTCAATCTCTGCAGCTTTTGAGAGACTTTCAAGCTGGGCAGTTGAATAGCTAG